A single Populus alba chromosome 7, ASM523922v2, whole genome shotgun sequence DNA region contains:
- the LOC118032064 gene encoding tetrapyrrole-binding protein, chloroplastic: MAATNSLQSLHHHHSLLKVLPSDTSPPSSLFLKPTTSISTATNISLSLSTSTTTTAYSISPATSTAPSTSKTFSLDLLQQHLSDQNFREADEETRRLLIVLAGEAAQKRGYVFFSEAQFIPEQDLKDIDELWKKYSNNKFGYSVQKRIWRQKCNKDFTKFFIKVGWMKKLDTEVEQYNYRSFPNEFIWELNDDTPEGHLPLTNALRGIQLLNNILSHPAFEVDGEVEEDEVEGNENGGLKGLRDSSKPPLSNRVFKTDYSF; encoded by the coding sequence ATGGCGGCCACCAACTCTCTACAGTCCCTCCATCACCATCACTCCCTCCTCAAGGTCCTCCCCTCGGACACCTCCCCGCCCTCCTCCCTCTTCCTCAAGCCCACCACCTCCATCTCCACTGCCACTAAcatttctctctccctctctactTCAACAACCACCACTGCCTACTCCATCTCCCCCGCCACCTCCACTGCTCCCTCCACTTCCAAGACCTTCTCCCTCGACCTCCTCCAGCAACACCTCTCCGACCAAAACTTCCGCGAAGCCGATGAGGAAACCCGCAGGCTGCTCATAGTTCTCGCTGGTGAGGCGGCACAGAAACGTGGCTATGTCTTCTTCTCTGAAGCCCAGTTCATACCAGAACAAGACCTTAAAGACATTGATGAACTGTGGAAAAAGTACAGCAACAACAAATTTGGATACAGTGTTCAGAAGAGAATATGGCGACAAAAGTGTAACAAGGACTTCACCAAATTTTTCATCAAAGTTGGGTGGATGAAGAAGCTTGATACCGAGGTTGAGCAATACAACTATAGGTCTTTTCCTAATGAGTTCATTTGGGAGCTTAATGATGATACTCCTGAAGGTCACTTGCCTCTGACAAATGCACTTAGAGGCATACAGCTGCTCAACAACATTCTTAGCCATCCTGCTTTTGAGGTAGATGGAGAAGTGGAGGAAGATGAGGTTGAGGGCAATGAAAATGGAGGGCTTAAGGGATTGAGGGATAGCTCAAAGCCTCCATTAAGCAACAGAGTATTTAAAACAGATTACAGCTTCTGA
- the LOC118032062 gene encoding eIF-2-alpha kinase GCN2 isoform X1, producing MGHSSKKKKKGGGGGSGRRSKGRSQSKDHSYNALDDNELLAEEITALNAIFQEDCQIISDSPPQITIKLRPYSKDMGYEDLDVSALLSVRCLPGYPDKCPRLQITPEKGLTKCDADNLLSLLNDQANSNAREGRVMIFNLVEAAQEFLSEIAPLVPAPEPVLCSSINSSIQLFQKDIAVSSNKSCSSRGPFVYGFIDLFSGCGESWHWGLAVDELKSHVLDHSEVGYEVQEKKLDKITKPMTVKEAKQGLLVSPIAKLDTLEEESEYENKGLSTSNSSRSLVEELAGIVMKGEKQGIFLEEHGYGSKDNDDQDDGDNSNDDEDFESEPWESLSLNSLGFNQASQNIEKDLIMVHLLHLACASKGELVDSLPQITTELCNLGIIPESVRELASKPSSTFNKTFDHVFHQHTVSSRVSQFWKPTSDLGGASASLPSSRYLNDFEELQPLGHGGFGHVVLCKNKLDGRQYAVKKIRLKDKTLPVNDRILREVATLSRLQHQHVVRYYQAWFETGVVGIFGDSTWGSTTAASSTFSYKGASSTFSYKGASTAGVGQENKLESTYLYIQMEFCPRTLRQVFESYNHFDKDLAWHLCRQIVEGLAHIHAQGIIHRDLTPNNIFFDARNDIKIGDFGLAKFLELEQLDHDAALPTDTAGVSMDGTGEVGTYFYTAPEIEQGWPKIDEKADMYSLGIVFFEVWHPFGTAMERHVILSDLKQKGELPPSWVAQFPEQASLLRRLMSPSPSDRPSANDLLKHAFPPRMESELLDNMLRTMQTSEDRSVYDKVVNAIFDEEMLRMKNQHQRAGRLRIARDDTSCIQLEDLDTELRDCVIEIVREVFKQHCAKHLEIISVRLLDDSPQFNRNSVKLLTHGGDLLELCHELRLPFVRWLIANQKSSFKRYEISSVFRRAIGHSPPNRYLQGDFDIIGGASALTEAEAIKVTMDIVTRFFFPDSCDIHLNHGDLLDAIWSWVGIKPEHRQKVAELLSLMGSLRPQSSERKLKWAVIRRQLLQELNLAEAVVNRLQTVGLRFCGAADQALPRLRGALPADTRIRKALDELSDLFIHLRVWKIENHVYINALMPPTENYHRDLFFQIYLTKENNPGSVNEGALLAVGGRYDYLLHQMWDNEYRASPPGAVGTSLALETIIQYSPGEFRPVRNEAATAVLVCSRGGGGLLVERMELVSELWEENIKAGFVPQPDPSLTEQYEYASEHDIRCLVIITDAGVSRTDVVKVRHIELKKEKEVAREKLVRFLLDAMATLFRNPSVWI from the exons ATGGGTCATagttcaaagaagaagaagaaaggaggaggaggagggagtGGAAGGAGAAGCAAAGGAAGGTCTCAATCAAAAGATCATTCCTATAATGCATTAGATGATAATGAGCTTCTTGCTGAAGAGATTACTGCCTT GAATGCAATATTTCAAGAAGATTGCCAGATCATTTCAGACTCGCCTCCACAAATCACCATAAAGCTCAG GCCTTACTCAAAAGATATGGGCTATGAGGATCTAGATGTTTCAGCTCTGCTTTCAGTCAG GTGCTTGCCTGGATACCCAGACAAGTGTCCAAGGTTGCAGATTACTCCTGAAAAAGGTTTGACAAAATGTGATGCAGATAATCTTCTCTCCCTCCTAAATGACCAG GCAAATTCTAATGCCCGAGAAGGACGAGTaatgattttcaatttggtGGAGGCTGCTCAAGAGTTCCTCTCAGAAATAGCTCCACTGGTTCCAGCACCTGAACCT GTTTTGTGCTCATCCATCAATAGCAGCATTCAGCTGTTTCAGAAGGACATTGCAGTTTCTAGTAACAAGAGCTGCTCATCCAGGGGACCTTTTGTTTATGGTTTCATAGACCTCTTCAGTGGCTGTGGAGAGTCATGGCATTGGGGTCTTGCTGTGGATGAATTAAAATCCCACGTGTTAGACCATTCAGAAGTTGGATATGAGGTACAGGAGAAGAAACTTGATAAGATTACAAAGCCAATGACAGTCAAAGAGGCAAAGCAAGGTCTGTTGGTTTCCCCTATTGCCAAGTTGGATACccttgaagaagaaagtgaataTGAAAATAAGGGCCTATCTACTTCTAATTCAAGTAGATCTCTAGTGGAGGAATTGGCAGGAATTGTCATGAAAGGGGAGAAGCAG GGTATTTTTCTCGAGGAGCATGGCTATGGGTCAAAAGACAATGATGACCAGGACGATGGTGACAATAGCAATGATGATGAAGATTTTGAAAGTGAGCCTTGGGAATCACTGTCATTGAATTCCTTAGGGTTTAATCAAGCATCTCAAAATATTGAAAAGGATCTTATAATG gttcatcttcttcatcttgcTTGTGCCTCAAAAGGAGAATTGGTTGATTCTCTGCCTCAAATAACCACCGAACTCTGCAACTTAGGT ATAATTCCTGAGTCAGTACGGGAATTAGCTTCTAAACCATCCTCAACGTTTAACAAGACATTTGATCATGTTTTCCATCAACATACG GTCTCATCTAGAGTATCTCAGTTTTGGAAACCTACTTCTGATTTAGGAGGGGCTAGTGCATCTCTCCCAAGCTCTCGATATCTGAATGACTTTGAAGAGCTGCAACCCCTTG GTCATGGTGGTTTTGGCCATGTTGTATTGtgcaaaaataagcttgatggAAGGCAGTATGCGGTGAAGAAAATTCGCCTCAAGGACAAAACCCTACCTGTTAATGACCGAATCTTgag GGAAGTAGCCACCCTTTCACGTTTGCAGCATCAGCATGTTGTCCGATACTATCAG GCATGGTTTGAAACAGGAGTTGTTGGTATTTTTGGTGACTCCACTTGGGGTTCTACTACTGCTGCAAGCTCCACATTCAGCTACAAGGGTGCAAGCTCCACATTCAGCTACAAGGGTGCAAGCACTGCTGGTGTTGGGCAAGAGAATAAGCTCGAATCAACTTATCTGTACATTCAAATGGAATTTTGCCCCAG GACTCTCCGCCAGGTTTTTGAATCATACAATCATTTTGACAAAGACTTAGCATGGCATTTATGTCGGCAAATTGTGGAAGGCTTGGCACACATCCATGCACAAGGAATCATTCATCGAGACTTGACCcctaataacatattttttgatgctcggaatgatattaaaattgGAGATTTTGGTCTCG CCAAGTTCTTGGAATTGGAGCAGCTGGATCATGATGCAGCTTTGCCTACAGATACAGCTGGAGTTTCAATGGACGGTACTGGTGAAGTTGGAACCTACTTTTATACTGCTCCTGAAATTGAGCAAGGATGGCCAAAGATTGATGAAAAG GCTGACATGTACAGCTTAGGAATTGTGTTTTTTGAGGTTTGGCACCCTTTTGGGACAGCCATGGAGAGACATGTTATTCTATCTGATCTGAAACAAAAGGGAGAGCTTCCTCCCTCATGGGTTGCTCAATTTCCAGAGCAAGCATCCTTGTTGCGGCGCTTGATGTCTCCAAGTCCATCAGATCGTCCATCTGCCAACGATCTTCTAAAGCATGCATTTCCTCCAAGAATGGAATCCGAGTTGTTAGAta ATATGCTAAGAACAATGCAAACTTCTGAAGACAGAAGTGTGTATGATAAAGTTGTGAATGCTATCTTTGATGAAGAGATGTTACGCATGAAAAACCAACATCAACGTGCTGGTAGATTGAGGATTGCCAGAGATGATACTTCCTGTATCCAGCTTGAAGATTTAGACACAGAGCTCCGTGATTGTGTTATTGAAATCGTTAGAGAAGTGTTCAAACAACATTGTGCAAAGCATCTGGAAATAATATCCGTGCGCTTATTGGATGATTCCCCACAATTTAACAG GAACTCTGTAAAACTTTTGACCCATGGGGGAGATTTGCTCGAACTTTGTCATGAGCTGCGTCTGCCTTTTGTTAGATGGCTTATTGCAAACCAG AAATCATCTTTCAAACGATATGAAATATCATCTGTTTTTAGAAGAGCAATTGGTCATTCACCACCAAATCGCTATCTCCAG gGAGATTTTGACATTATTGGAGGTGCATCAGCTCTGACAGAGGCAGAGGCTATTAAG GTGACAATGGACATTGTAACTCGCTTCTTTTTCCCAGATtcttgtgatattcatctaaaTCATGGGGACCTACTGGATGCTATCTGGTCTTGGGTAGGAATCAAGCCAGAGCATAGACAGAAAGTAGCAGAG CTTCTTTCTCTGATGGGTTCTTTGCGCCCCCAATCCTCTGAACGGAAGTTGAAGTGGGCAGTTATCAGGCGTCAGCTTTTGCAG GAACTAAATTTAGCAGAAGCTGTTGTGAATAGGTTGCAGACTGTTGGTTTGAGGTTCTGTGGAGCAGCAGACCAGGCCCTTCCTCGGTTAAGGGGAGCTCTGCCAGCTG ATACTCGTATCCGGAAGGCACTTGATGAGCTATCAGACCTCTTTATCCATTTGAGGGTTTGGAAGATAGAGAACCATGTGTACATAAATGCTTTAATGCCACCAACTGAAAATTATCAtagggatttgttttttcag ATATATTTAACTAAGGAGAACAATCCTGGATCAGTTAATGAAGGCGCATTGCTTGCTGTTGGTGGTCGGTATGACTATTTGCTGCATCAAATGTGGGATAATGAATAT AGAGCAAGTCCTCCTGGTGCTGTTGGCACCAGCCTTGCATTAGAGACAATTATTCAGTATTCTCCTGGAGAGTTCAGGCCTGTTAG AAATGAAGCTGCCACCGCTGTTCTTGTTTGttcaagaggaggaggaggtttaTTGGTTGAGCGCATGGAATTAGTTTCTGAATTATGGGAAGAGAATATTAAG GCCGGGTTTGTCCCACAACCTGATCCAAGCCTTACAGAGCAGTATGAATATGCAAGTGAGCATGATATAAGATGCCTTGTCATCATAACAGATGCAGGGGTATCACGAACAGATGTTGTCAAG GTTCGTCATATCGAACTTAAGAAGGAGAAGGAGGTTGCAAGAGAAAAGCTTGTCAGGTTTCTGTTGGATGCAATGGCAACACTGTTTAGAAACCCCTCAGTTTGGATTTAG
- the LOC118032062 gene encoding eIF-2-alpha kinase GCN2 isoform X2 has protein sequence MGHSSKKKKKGGGGGSGRRSKGRSQSKDHSYNALDDNELLAEEITALNAIFQEDCQIISDSPPQITIKLRPYSKDMGYEDLDVSALLSVRCLPGYPDKCPRLQITPEKGLTKCDADNLLSLLNDQVLCSSINSSIQLFQKDIAVSSNKSCSSRGPFVYGFIDLFSGCGESWHWGLAVDELKSHVLDHSEVGYEVQEKKLDKITKPMTVKEAKQGLLVSPIAKLDTLEEESEYENKGLSTSNSSRSLVEELAGIVMKGEKQGIFLEEHGYGSKDNDDQDDGDNSNDDEDFESEPWESLSLNSLGFNQASQNIEKDLIMVHLLHLACASKGELVDSLPQITTELCNLGIIPESVRELASKPSSTFNKTFDHVFHQHTVSSRVSQFWKPTSDLGGASASLPSSRYLNDFEELQPLGHGGFGHVVLCKNKLDGRQYAVKKIRLKDKTLPVNDRILREVATLSRLQHQHVVRYYQAWFETGVVGIFGDSTWGSTTAASSTFSYKGASSTFSYKGASTAGVGQENKLESTYLYIQMEFCPRTLRQVFESYNHFDKDLAWHLCRQIVEGLAHIHAQGIIHRDLTPNNIFFDARNDIKIGDFGLAKFLELEQLDHDAALPTDTAGVSMDGTGEVGTYFYTAPEIEQGWPKIDEKADMYSLGIVFFEVWHPFGTAMERHVILSDLKQKGELPPSWVAQFPEQASLLRRLMSPSPSDRPSANDLLKHAFPPRMESELLDNMLRTMQTSEDRSVYDKVVNAIFDEEMLRMKNQHQRAGRLRIARDDTSCIQLEDLDTELRDCVIEIVREVFKQHCAKHLEIISVRLLDDSPQFNRNSVKLLTHGGDLLELCHELRLPFVRWLIANQKSSFKRYEISSVFRRAIGHSPPNRYLQGDFDIIGGASALTEAEAIKVTMDIVTRFFFPDSCDIHLNHGDLLDAIWSWVGIKPEHRQKVAELLSLMGSLRPQSSERKLKWAVIRRQLLQELNLAEAVVNRLQTVGLRFCGAADQALPRLRGALPADTRIRKALDELSDLFIHLRVWKIENHVYINALMPPTENYHRDLFFQIYLTKENNPGSVNEGALLAVGGRYDYLLHQMWDNEYRASPPGAVGTSLALETIIQYSPGEFRPVRNEAATAVLVCSRGGGGLLVERMELVSELWEENIKAGFVPQPDPSLTEQYEYASEHDIRCLVIITDAGVSRTDVVKVRHIELKKEKEVAREKLVRFLLDAMATLFRNPSVWI, from the exons ATGGGTCATagttcaaagaagaagaagaaaggaggaggaggagggagtGGAAGGAGAAGCAAAGGAAGGTCTCAATCAAAAGATCATTCCTATAATGCATTAGATGATAATGAGCTTCTTGCTGAAGAGATTACTGCCTT GAATGCAATATTTCAAGAAGATTGCCAGATCATTTCAGACTCGCCTCCACAAATCACCATAAAGCTCAG GCCTTACTCAAAAGATATGGGCTATGAGGATCTAGATGTTTCAGCTCTGCTTTCAGTCAG GTGCTTGCCTGGATACCCAGACAAGTGTCCAAGGTTGCAGATTACTCCTGAAAAAGGTTTGACAAAATGTGATGCAGATAATCTTCTCTCCCTCCTAAATGACCAG GTTTTGTGCTCATCCATCAATAGCAGCATTCAGCTGTTTCAGAAGGACATTGCAGTTTCTAGTAACAAGAGCTGCTCATCCAGGGGACCTTTTGTTTATGGTTTCATAGACCTCTTCAGTGGCTGTGGAGAGTCATGGCATTGGGGTCTTGCTGTGGATGAATTAAAATCCCACGTGTTAGACCATTCAGAAGTTGGATATGAGGTACAGGAGAAGAAACTTGATAAGATTACAAAGCCAATGACAGTCAAAGAGGCAAAGCAAGGTCTGTTGGTTTCCCCTATTGCCAAGTTGGATACccttgaagaagaaagtgaataTGAAAATAAGGGCCTATCTACTTCTAATTCAAGTAGATCTCTAGTGGAGGAATTGGCAGGAATTGTCATGAAAGGGGAGAAGCAG GGTATTTTTCTCGAGGAGCATGGCTATGGGTCAAAAGACAATGATGACCAGGACGATGGTGACAATAGCAATGATGATGAAGATTTTGAAAGTGAGCCTTGGGAATCACTGTCATTGAATTCCTTAGGGTTTAATCAAGCATCTCAAAATATTGAAAAGGATCTTATAATG gttcatcttcttcatcttgcTTGTGCCTCAAAAGGAGAATTGGTTGATTCTCTGCCTCAAATAACCACCGAACTCTGCAACTTAGGT ATAATTCCTGAGTCAGTACGGGAATTAGCTTCTAAACCATCCTCAACGTTTAACAAGACATTTGATCATGTTTTCCATCAACATACG GTCTCATCTAGAGTATCTCAGTTTTGGAAACCTACTTCTGATTTAGGAGGGGCTAGTGCATCTCTCCCAAGCTCTCGATATCTGAATGACTTTGAAGAGCTGCAACCCCTTG GTCATGGTGGTTTTGGCCATGTTGTATTGtgcaaaaataagcttgatggAAGGCAGTATGCGGTGAAGAAAATTCGCCTCAAGGACAAAACCCTACCTGTTAATGACCGAATCTTgag GGAAGTAGCCACCCTTTCACGTTTGCAGCATCAGCATGTTGTCCGATACTATCAG GCATGGTTTGAAACAGGAGTTGTTGGTATTTTTGGTGACTCCACTTGGGGTTCTACTACTGCTGCAAGCTCCACATTCAGCTACAAGGGTGCAAGCTCCACATTCAGCTACAAGGGTGCAAGCACTGCTGGTGTTGGGCAAGAGAATAAGCTCGAATCAACTTATCTGTACATTCAAATGGAATTTTGCCCCAG GACTCTCCGCCAGGTTTTTGAATCATACAATCATTTTGACAAAGACTTAGCATGGCATTTATGTCGGCAAATTGTGGAAGGCTTGGCACACATCCATGCACAAGGAATCATTCATCGAGACTTGACCcctaataacatattttttgatgctcggaatgatattaaaattgGAGATTTTGGTCTCG CCAAGTTCTTGGAATTGGAGCAGCTGGATCATGATGCAGCTTTGCCTACAGATACAGCTGGAGTTTCAATGGACGGTACTGGTGAAGTTGGAACCTACTTTTATACTGCTCCTGAAATTGAGCAAGGATGGCCAAAGATTGATGAAAAG GCTGACATGTACAGCTTAGGAATTGTGTTTTTTGAGGTTTGGCACCCTTTTGGGACAGCCATGGAGAGACATGTTATTCTATCTGATCTGAAACAAAAGGGAGAGCTTCCTCCCTCATGGGTTGCTCAATTTCCAGAGCAAGCATCCTTGTTGCGGCGCTTGATGTCTCCAAGTCCATCAGATCGTCCATCTGCCAACGATCTTCTAAAGCATGCATTTCCTCCAAGAATGGAATCCGAGTTGTTAGAta ATATGCTAAGAACAATGCAAACTTCTGAAGACAGAAGTGTGTATGATAAAGTTGTGAATGCTATCTTTGATGAAGAGATGTTACGCATGAAAAACCAACATCAACGTGCTGGTAGATTGAGGATTGCCAGAGATGATACTTCCTGTATCCAGCTTGAAGATTTAGACACAGAGCTCCGTGATTGTGTTATTGAAATCGTTAGAGAAGTGTTCAAACAACATTGTGCAAAGCATCTGGAAATAATATCCGTGCGCTTATTGGATGATTCCCCACAATTTAACAG GAACTCTGTAAAACTTTTGACCCATGGGGGAGATTTGCTCGAACTTTGTCATGAGCTGCGTCTGCCTTTTGTTAGATGGCTTATTGCAAACCAG AAATCATCTTTCAAACGATATGAAATATCATCTGTTTTTAGAAGAGCAATTGGTCATTCACCACCAAATCGCTATCTCCAG gGAGATTTTGACATTATTGGAGGTGCATCAGCTCTGACAGAGGCAGAGGCTATTAAG GTGACAATGGACATTGTAACTCGCTTCTTTTTCCCAGATtcttgtgatattcatctaaaTCATGGGGACCTACTGGATGCTATCTGGTCTTGGGTAGGAATCAAGCCAGAGCATAGACAGAAAGTAGCAGAG CTTCTTTCTCTGATGGGTTCTTTGCGCCCCCAATCCTCTGAACGGAAGTTGAAGTGGGCAGTTATCAGGCGTCAGCTTTTGCAG GAACTAAATTTAGCAGAAGCTGTTGTGAATAGGTTGCAGACTGTTGGTTTGAGGTTCTGTGGAGCAGCAGACCAGGCCCTTCCTCGGTTAAGGGGAGCTCTGCCAGCTG ATACTCGTATCCGGAAGGCACTTGATGAGCTATCAGACCTCTTTATCCATTTGAGGGTTTGGAAGATAGAGAACCATGTGTACATAAATGCTTTAATGCCACCAACTGAAAATTATCAtagggatttgttttttcag ATATATTTAACTAAGGAGAACAATCCTGGATCAGTTAATGAAGGCGCATTGCTTGCTGTTGGTGGTCGGTATGACTATTTGCTGCATCAAATGTGGGATAATGAATAT AGAGCAAGTCCTCCTGGTGCTGTTGGCACCAGCCTTGCATTAGAGACAATTATTCAGTATTCTCCTGGAGAGTTCAGGCCTGTTAG AAATGAAGCTGCCACCGCTGTTCTTGTTTGttcaagaggaggaggaggtttaTTGGTTGAGCGCATGGAATTAGTTTCTGAATTATGGGAAGAGAATATTAAG GCCGGGTTTGTCCCACAACCTGATCCAAGCCTTACAGAGCAGTATGAATATGCAAGTGAGCATGATATAAGATGCCTTGTCATCATAACAGATGCAGGGGTATCACGAACAGATGTTGTCAAG GTTCGTCATATCGAACTTAAGAAGGAGAAGGAGGTTGCAAGAGAAAAGCTTGTCAGGTTTCTGTTGGATGCAATGGCAACACTGTTTAGAAACCCCTCAGTTTGGATTTAG